A window of Streptomyces sp. Je 1-332 genomic DNA:
GCCAGGGTGCGCTCGTCGGCGGTCAGCAGGTCCACGTCGCCGATGAGCGCGGACCCGGCCGTCTCCGCGTTCTGCGGGAGCAGCCCGAGCAGCGCGGAGGCGAGCACGGACTTGCCGCAGCCGCTCTCGCCGACGAGGGCGAGGCACTCCCCCGCCGCCAGGTCGAAGTGCGCGTCGGTGACGGCGGAGACGAAGGTGTCGCCGCGCATACGGAACCGTACGGAGAGACCTCGTACCGACAGCACGGGGGACGAGGAGGACGGGTTCGAAACGGGCTCGGTCACAGCATCAGCTCCGATCGGCGCCGGGGGTTGATCCGTTCCCGCCAGGCGCCCGCGAGGCCCGCGATCGCCAGGGTGGGCACGATGATGAACAGGCCGGGGAAGAGCGTCGGCCACCAGTCCCCGGCGAGGAGCGAGCCGCGCGCGCTCTGCACGAGGGTGCCGAGGCTCGCCTGGTGGGTGGGCAGACCGAGCCCGAGGAAGGACAGCGCGGACTCGTGCCAGATGGCGTGCGGCACCATCAGGACGGCGGCGAGACCGGCCTGCGGCAGTACGCCGGGCAGCAGATGGCGCACGGTCACGCGCATCCGCGACGCACCGCCGGAGATGGCGGCGTCGACGTACGGACGTGACCGCAGCGAGAGCACCTCGGCGCGCACGATGCGAGCCGTGGACAGCCAGTGCGTGAGCGCCACCGAGACGACCACCGGCCATACACCCGGCCGGAACATCGCCACGATGAAGATGCCGAGCAGCAGGTGCGGCACGGACGAGAAGACGTCCACGAGCCGCATCACGATCCGGTCGACCCAGCCGCCCGACGCGGCGGCGAGCGCGCCCACGGCCGTGCCGATGACGGTGGCGACGACAGCCGCCACCACACCCACGAGGAGTGAGACCCGCAGCCCGTACACGCAGCGCAGGAGAAGGTCGCGGCCCACGTCGTCGGTGCCGAAGGGGTGGTGCCAGGAGGGCGGTTGCAACTTGGACGCCAGGTCGACGGCCTGTTCGTCGAGGTTCACCAGGGGCGGCACGAGAAGGACGGCGAGGACGATCGCCGCGACGATCACCGCCGAGGAACGCACCCGCCACGCGCGCGTGGAGCGGCTTTTGGAGGCACCCCCGAGGGAGGCACGCCACGTAGTCGTGTCAGCCATCGAATCCCACCCTCGGGTCGGCCAGGCCGTACAGCAGGTCGGCCAGGAGGTTGCCCAGGAGCACCGCGGCCGTGGCGAGGACGGTGAGCGCGGCGAGCAGCGGGAAGTCCACGGCGGTCGCCGCCGACACGGTGGCCGCGGCGATGCCGGGCCAGCTGAAGACGGTCTCCACCAGGAGCGCGCCGGTGATCAGTTCGGGGACGCGGGAGCCGATCAGCGTGAGCACCGGCAGCATGCCCGAGCGCAGTGCGTGCCCGAGGAGCACGGTCCGTTCCGCGAGGCCACGCGCGCGTGCACCGCGGACGGGGTCGTCGCCGAGCGCGTCGCCGACCCCTTGGCGTACGTAGAGGACGAACCACGGCAGCTGCGAGATCGCCAGGACACAGGCGGGCAGCACGAGGTGGCTCGCGACCTGCCCTGCGGTCACGGCCGAGCTCGCGGTGTCCGTGAGCCCGCCCGAGGGCAGCACACCCAGCTTCAGGGCGAAGAGCCACACGGCGAGCAGGCCGATCCAGAACGGCGGGGCGGCTTCGAGCGTGTACGCGAGCGAGGTCACGACGCGGTCGAGCCAGCCGCCGGGGCGGCGCGCGGCGAGGACACCGAGCAGGGTGCCGACGAGGATGGCGAGCAGGAACGCGGTGGCGGCGAGCAGCACGGACCAGCCGATGCGCTCACCGATGACGTCGGAGACGGGCTGGCGCAGGGTGCTGGAGTCCCCGAGGTCGCCGTGCACGGCCGACGTCAGCCAGTCCCACCAACGCTGCGCGAGCGGCTGGTCGACGCCGAGGTTGGCACGCAGCTGGTCGAGGTTCTCCTGCGATGCGGTGAGCCCGGCCGTGCCCGCGTACGCCTTGACCGGGTCGAAGGGGGACGCGGCGGCGATCGCGAAGACGCCGAAGGTCACGGCGAGCAGGACCGGGACGGCGAACAGGGCCCGCCGTCCCGTCATGCGCGCCATCGGCCCCCAGGGGAGCTTCCGGAGCGCGGATCTCACTGCTTCGGCTGCCAGTCCTCGACGTTCCACCACGGCCCGGACGCGAGGCCGTGGTCGTGCGGCTCGGTCTGGGTGGTCAGGTCGCCGAAGCGCTTGTCGACGACGTACAGGTGGTCGATGTGGGTGAGGAAGGTGTAGCCCGGGTTCTTCACCAGCTCGCGCTGGATGGTGTCGTACGCGGCCTGCCGCTCGGCGTGGTCGCCGCTCTCGCGGGCCTCGTCGAGGGCCTTGTCGACCTTCGGGTTGTCGTAGTGGGCCATGTTGTTGAAGCCGTCACCGGCGAGCGAGGACTTCAGGAGGGTGTACTGGTCGAAGTCCGGGTCGGCCGGTGAGCCGCCGCCCGCGAGGACCGCGTCCTTGGGCATACGCGGCTCGATGACCTCCCACGTGCCGGCCTGCACCTCGACCTTGACGCCGAGCTTCTTGGCGTCGGAGGCGTAGGCGAGCGCGTGGTCCTGACGCAGCTTGTCGCCGGAGAGGTACCAGAGCGGGAACTTCGCCTGGACGCCGTCCTTCTCGCGGACGCCGTCCTTGCCCGGCTTCCAGCCCGCGTCGTCGAGGATCTTCTTGGCCTTGGCGGCGTCGAACTTCCGCTCGGTGCCCTTGGTGAACCAGGGGCTGTCGGTCGGTACGGGGCCGTAGGCCTCCTTGCCCGCGCCGTCCAGGATCGAGTCGACCATGGCCTTGCGGTTCACGCCGGTGTCGAGCGCGCGCCGGATGTCGGTGTCACCCGTGACCTCGTTGCCGGTGGG
This region includes:
- a CDS encoding ABC transporter permease, whose amino-acid sequence is MADTTTWRASLGGASKSRSTRAWRVRSSAVIVAAIVLAVLLVPPLVNLDEQAVDLASKLQPPSWHHPFGTDDVGRDLLLRCVYGLRVSLLVGVVAAVVATVIGTAVGALAAASGGWVDRIVMRLVDVFSSVPHLLLGIFIVAMFRPGVWPVVVSVALTHWLSTARIVRAEVLSLRSRPYVDAAISGGASRMRVTVRHLLPGVLPQAGLAAVLMVPHAIWHESALSFLGLGLPTHQASLGTLVQSARGSLLAGDWWPTLFPGLFIIVPTLAIAGLAGAWRERINPRRRSELML
- a CDS encoding ABC transporter permease, whose protein sequence is MARMTGRRALFAVPVLLAVTFGVFAIAAASPFDPVKAYAGTAGLTASQENLDQLRANLGVDQPLAQRWWDWLTSAVHGDLGDSSTLRQPVSDVIGERIGWSVLLAATAFLLAILVGTLLGVLAARRPGGWLDRVVTSLAYTLEAAPPFWIGLLAVWLFALKLGVLPSGGLTDTASSAVTAGQVASHLVLPACVLAISQLPWFVLYVRQGVGDALGDDPVRGARARGLAERTVLLGHALRSGMLPVLTLIGSRVPELITGALLVETVFSWPGIAAATVSAATAVDFPLLAALTVLATAAVLLGNLLADLLYGLADPRVGFDG